Proteins co-encoded in one Aspergillus luchuensis IFO 4308 DNA, chromosome 6, nearly complete sequence genomic window:
- the RPL32 gene encoding 60S ribosomal protein eL32 (COG:J;~EggNog:ENOG410PNPG;~InterPro:IPR036351,IPR001515;~PFAM:PF01655;~go_component: GO:0005840 - ribosome [Evidence IEA];~go_function: GO:0003735 - structural constituent of ribosome [Evidence IEA];~go_process: GO:0006412 - translation [Evidence IEA]), translating into MVLAKKHVPIVKKRTKRFWRHQSDRFKCVPESWRKPKGIDNRVRRRFRGNIPMPSIGYGSNKKTKHMMPSGHKAFLVHNPKDVELLLMHNRTYAAEIASAVSSRKRVDIIAKAKALGVKVTNPKGRVTTEA; encoded by the exons ATGGTCCTCGCAAAGAAGCACGTCCCCATCGTCAAGAAGC GCACCAAGCGTTTCTGGCGCCACCAGTCCGACCGCTTCAAGTGCGTGCCGGAGTCATGGCGCAAGCCCAAGGGTATCGACAACCGCGTCCGTAGACGCTTCCGTGGCAACATCCCCATGCCCTCCATCGGCTACGGATccaacaagaagaccaagcacATGATGCCCTCCGGCCACAAGGCTTTCCTCGTCCACAACCCCAAGGACGTTGAGCTCCTGTTGATGCACAACCGCACCTACGCCGCTGA GATCGCCAGCGCCGTCTCCTCCCGCAAGCgcgtcgacatcatcgccaaggccaaggctctCGGCGTCAAGGTCACCAACCCCAAGGGCCGCGTCACCACCGAGGCTTAA
- a CDS encoding pseudouridine synthase family protein (COG:A;~EggNog:ENOG410PHG6;~InterPro:IPR020103,IPR006224,IPR006225,IPR002942, IPR006145;~PFAM:PF00849;~go_function: GO:0003723 - RNA binding [Evidence IEA];~go_function: GO:0009982 - pseudouridine synthase activity [Evidence IEA];~go_process: GO:0001522 - pseudouridine synthesis [Evidence IEA];~go_process: GO:0009451 - RNA modification [Evidence IEA]), which yields MSLVPVDTTLQVPPPDPVQEPPEVAITPCDPWPAPYYLEGGLRRVKPYHYTYNTFCKERWRGRELVDIFLSEFRDRPAEYYRKALQDGLVAVNGTPAGPNTVVKNGQIISHTLHRHEPPVTGKEIGIIHEDDDLIVIDKPAGVPVHSAGRYHYNSVLEIMRSQRHPEWVPRPCNRLDRLTSGVMFLGKTPKAAENMTGKLKARTLQKEYVARVKGKFPDGVIVCDQPIMSVSPKVGLNRVRATGKEAKTKFRRLAYVPPQAPEPQSAPDAEGRVATPPPVYTNEDEGYSIVHCLPLTGRTHQIRVHLQFLGHPISNDPIYSNRKVFGPDLGKNETSDERDNELIDKLCNIGKTEVPDTVSYRTHLTTVPMVPPGTDNSVVEEIMSREHEAAVERYHKRKGEMLSGERCKICDTELYSDPRPEDLGIFLHAAAYSDKEEGWKYTSKMPSWALPPDGVEGPREMPDWVFGPEEEEIVIGHAVLPGAEDGSETNIPALVQGVGLVDISSGRKADAAAQAAA from the exons ATGTCTCTCGTGCCCGTCGACACCACGCTGCAAGTCCCACCTCCTGACCCGGTTCAGGAGCCCCCTGAGGTGGCCATCACGCCCTGCGACCCATGGCCTGCACCATACTATCTTGAAGGCGGCCTGCGTCGGGTGAAGCCATACCACTACACCTACAACACTTTCTGCAAGGAGCGCTGGCGGGGTCGTGAATTGGTGGACATTTTCCTGTCGGAGTTTCGCGATCGTCCCGCAGAGTACTAC AGGAAAGCCCTACAGGATGGCCTCGTCGCCGTCAACGGCACGCCTGCTGGTCCCAACACCGTCGTCAAGAACGGCCAGATCATCTCGCATACTCTGCACCGTCACGAACCCCCCGTCACCGGGAAAGAGATTGGTATCATccacgaggatgacgatttGATTGTCATTGATAAGCCTGCCGGTGTGCCCGTCCACTCCGCCGGTCGCTACCACTACAACTCTGTGCTCGAAATCATGCGCTCTCAACGCCATCCGGAATGGGTCCCACGACCCTGCAACCGTCTGGACCGACTCACATCCGGAGTCATGTTCCTCGGAAAGACACCGAAAGCTGCAGAAAACATGACTGGCAAGCTCAAGGCCCGCACCCTCCAGAAGGAGTATGTGGCGCGCGTCAAGGGAAAGTTCCCCGACGGTGTCATTGTCTGCGACCAGCCCATCATGTCCGTGAGCCCGAAGGTAGGCTTGAACCGCGTTCGCGCCACTGGCAAGGAGGCAAAGACCAAGTTCCGTCGTTTGGCGTATGTCCCGCCTCAAGCCCCGGAGCCTCAGAGCGCCCCCGACGCAGAGGGACGTGTGGCGACTCCGCCTCCGGTCTACACAaacgaagacgaaggatACAGTATCGTCCACTGTTTGCCCTTGACCGGCCGCACGCATCAGATTCGCGTGCACCTTCAGTTCCTCGGACACCCGATCTCGAACGATCCCATCTACTCCAACCGCAAAGTCTTTGGACCGGATCTTGGCAAGAACGAAACCAGCGACGAGCGCGACAACGAGCTCATCGACAAGCTATGTAACATTGGCAAGACCGAAGTCCCCGACACCGTAAGCTACCGGACGCACCTTACCACTGTGCCTATGGTACCGCCAGGCACGGACAACTCCGTCGTGGAGGAGATCATGTCGCGCGAGCACGAAGCCGCCGTGGAGAGATACCACAAGCGCAAAGGCGAGATGTTGTCCGGCGAGAGGTGTAAGATCTGCGACACAGAGCTGTACTCGGACCCTAGACCCGAGGATCTAGGTATTTTCCTCCACGCCGCGGCATACTCTGACAAAGAGGAGGGCTGGAAATACACTAGCAAGATGCCTAGCTGGGCCCTGCCGCCGGACGGTGTGGAGGGACCGCGCGAGATGCCCGACTGGGTGTTTGGtcctgaggaagaggagatcgtTATCGGACATGCTGTTTTGCCTGGCGCGGAGGACGGCTCGGAGACGAATATCCCTGCTCTTGTGCAGGGTGTTGGCCTCGTCGATATTTCGTCTGGTAGAAAGGCAGATGCTGCTGCGCAGGCGGCTGCATGA
- a CDS encoding HNH endonuclease signature motif containing protein (COG:S;~EggNog:ENOG410Q551;~InterPro:IPR003615;~PFAM:PF13391) yields MLEVSGTNNRLVKALAAKTPQLTPASFSRAQISEAGVGTPQRIPTLRRGCLLRDRHRCVVTRKFDIQEAEDRLAKDGTDFKDDDRGSLLPESDAMAFLEVAHIIPHSLMSLTSIDGEPKLPEHKQMAHKILNMFNPTATALISGTDIDRPMNALTLTQDLHTLFGRFEILFECVGPHTYKIDYVKRDRLLRIVKLPVTRTLYLTPDRNIDPPSVDLLNIQHAIAKTLHLSAAGNFIDKFLRDMEMEGGQVMSDGTSRTYDYVRFKLAA; encoded by the exons ATGCTTGAAGTTAGTGGAACTAACAATCGTTTAGTGAAAGCTTTGGCTGCGAAAACTCCACAACTTACGCCAGCATCTTTTTCCCGTGCTCAGATCTCCGAAGCAGGAGTTGGTACGCCTCAACGTATCCCCACTTTACGACGGGGCTGTCTTTTGCGTGATCGACATAGATGCGTCGTAACTCGAAAATTCGATATCCAGGAAGCTGAGGATCGATTAGCAAAAGACGGAACCGATTTCAAAGACGACGACCGAGGGTCGTTGTTGCCGGAGAGCGATGCGATGGCCTTTCTGGAGGTAGCACATATTATCCCTCATTCCCTCATGTCACTCACCAGTATTGACGGGGAGCCAAAACTG CCCGAGCACAAACAAATGGCCCACAAGATCTTGAATATGTTCAATCCCACTGCTACTGCCCTCATTAGTGGGACTGACATTGATCGACCCATGAATGCGCTCACTTTGACCCAGGATCTTCACACGTTGTTTGGAAGATTTGAGATCTTGTTTGAATGTGTTGGGCCTCACACCTACAAGATCGACTACGTAAAAAGAGATCGCTTACTTCGAATTGTGAAGCTCCCAGTCACCCGAACGCTGTATCTCACTCCAGATCGCAATATAGACCCGCCATCTGTTGATCTTCTGAATATCCAACATGCCATAGCGAAAACTCTTCATCTGAGTGCTGCGGGTAACTTCATTGACAAATTTCTTAGGGATATGGAGATGGAAGGCGGGCAAGTGATGTCAGATGGGACTAGTCGCACCTACGATTATGTGCGTTTCAAACTCGCCGCTTGa
- a CDS encoding putative protein kinase (COG:T;~EggNog:ENOG410PUS4;~InterPro:IPR000719,IPR011009;~PFAM:PF00069;~go_function: GO:0004672 - protein kinase activity [Evidence IEA];~go_function: GO:0005524 - ATP binding [Evidence IEA];~go_process: GO:0006468 - protein phosphorylation [Evidence IEA]), translating into MSLPEDLLKGALQQLLLALDYLHSEAHVIHTDIQAKNIIVAAKCESVFREWDDGETNEPSPRKVDNEYLVYQSRPYRRKKGWSGFGMPMLTDFGEARLGEVHEGLIQPDIYRAPEVILGMSWTAKVDIWNVGVLIWDLFEDHHLFDGRGPDGCHSDAQLLAEMVAILGPPPVEFLRKSPRSLEYWDSSGQWKASETIPFISLADSEEYLEGENKQMFMNFMRKMLRWDPEERQSARELLTDPWLTSS; encoded by the exons ATGAGCCTTCCTGAGGACCTACTAAAAGGGGCACTGCAGCAGCTTTTACTGGCCCTTGATTACCTACATTCAGAGGCGCATGTAATACATACTG ATATCCAAGCGAAGAATATCATCGTTGCTGCAAAATGCGAATCGGTCTTCCGGGaatgggatgatggcgagACTAATGAACCGAGTCCTCGCAAGGTTGATAATGAGTACCTTGTCTATCAGTCTCGCCCGTACCGTCGCAAGAAGGGCTGGAGTGGCTTCGGGATGCCGATGCTCACGGACTTCGGAGAAGCTCGTCTTGGGGAAGTGCACGAAGGATTGATCCAGCCGGATATTTATCGCGCGCCTGAAGTCATTCTTGGGATGAGTTGGACAGCGAAGGTTGATATATGGAATGTCGGAGTGTTG ATCTGGGATCTCTTCGAAGACCACCACCTATTTGATGGCAGAGGGCCAGACGGTTGCCATTCAGATGCGCAACTTCTGGCCGAAATGGTAGCGATTCTGGGGCCTCCACCAGTGGAGTTTCTTCGTAAATCACCTCGCAGCCTGGAGTACTGGGACTCGTCAG GCCAATGGAAGGCTTCTGAGACAATCCCATTTATTTCATTGGCTGACTCAGAAGAGTATCTAGAAGGCGAGAACAAGCAGATGTTCATGAACTTTATGAGGAAGATGCTTCGATGGGATCCagaagagagacagagcGCCCGCGAACTATTGACAGATCCGTGGTTGACAAGTTCATAA
- a CDS encoding acyl-CoA thioesterase (COG:S;~EggNog:ENOG410PPWV;~InterPro:IPR029069,IPR006683;~PFAM:PF03061) yields the protein MSTSIAHKKRRLRSDYIYHQTHRTRWFDNDMYAHLNNTVYAMLFDSIINTYLITHCGMDPFTHNNPTLTTPDPSSSSSTSSSTPSKFKSNQVGIMVSSYCDYFSSVSFPDILDLGLRVTKLGNSSVTYEVGVFKEGEDEVKVVGGYTHVFVARETMRPTREGMEVGVRRGLERLLVSDDTAVGGGGGKGAKL from the exons ATGTCCACCTCCATAGCGCACAAAAAGCGCCGTCTCCGAAGCGACTACATCTACCACCAAACGCACCGAACAAGATG GTTCGACAACGACATGTACGCCCACCTCAACAACACAGTCTACGCCATGCTCTTCGACAGCATAATAAACACGTACTTAATCACGCACTGCGGAATGGATCCCTTCACGCACAACAACCCCACACTTACTACACCTgacccctcctcttcctcctccacctcctcttccacaccATCCAAATTCAAAAGCAACCAAGTCGGGATAATGGTCTCCTCCTACTGCGACTActtctcctccgtctcaTTCCCAGATATACTAGACCTGGGGCTGCGGGTCACGAAGCTGGGGAATAGCAGCGTGACGTATGAAGTCGGGGTGTttaaggaaggggaggacgAGGTCAAGGTTGTTGGGGGGTACACGCATGTGTTTGTGGCGAGGGAGACGATGAGGCCGacgagggaggggatggaggtgggtgttaggagggggttggagaggttgcTTGTGAGTGATGATactgctgttggtggtggtggtgggaaggGGGCGAAgttgtag